The Sphingobacterium bambusae genome includes a window with the following:
- a CDS encoding MlaD family protein, with amino-acid sequence MKVSNETKVGIITVAALALLFIGYNFLKGNDVFSSENEFYTDYDNVDGLTASKPVVVNGYQIGRVSKMELLGNGKIRTHFKIKNDYEIPSNSVARIVSADLLGSKAIVFELGNSTTMAKDGDPLLSDVQANLLEKVEPLQKKVENLVVKLDSVLSAVNTALDDEFQRDFKSSLHSISISLNNMERITSDVEGLMGSEKARLAKIMQNLESITNNFKSNNAKINNILANLDHLSDDLSKTEIKATIDNANQAMKDVQAITTKINNGEGSIGLLLHDEQLYNNLNSASAELDGLIKDVKERPGKYIRLSIFGKKDTK; translated from the coding sequence TTGAAAGTATCTAACGAAACAAAAGTTGGCATCATCACTGTCGCTGCCCTCGCGCTCTTATTTATAGGCTACAATTTTTTGAAAGGAAATGATGTATTCAGCTCTGAAAATGAGTTTTATACGGATTACGACAATGTGGACGGACTAACGGCTTCCAAACCTGTTGTCGTGAATGGATACCAGATTGGACGGGTTTCGAAGATGGAGCTTTTAGGCAACGGCAAAATAAGGACGCACTTCAAGATTAAGAATGATTACGAAATTCCTTCTAATTCTGTGGCGCGCATTGTCAGTGCCGATTTGTTAGGCAGTAAAGCGATTGTTTTTGAGCTAGGGAATAGTACCACCATGGCCAAAGATGGCGACCCGCTGTTATCCGATGTGCAGGCCAATCTGCTGGAGAAAGTAGAACCTTTACAAAAGAAAGTCGAAAATTTGGTTGTCAAACTGGATTCCGTTCTCTCCGCCGTTAATACCGCGCTAGATGACGAGTTTCAACGTGATTTTAAAAGTAGCTTACACAGTATTTCCATTTCCCTCAACAATATGGAGCGGATCACCAGCGATGTTGAGGGTTTAATGGGCTCTGAAAAAGCACGATTGGCTAAAATCATGCAAAATCTAGAATCTATAACAAACAACTTCAAGAGCAACAATGCGAAGATTAACAACATCCTAGCTAATCTTGACCACCTTTCAGACGACCTGTCGAAAACAGAGATAAAGGCGACCATCGACAATGCCAATCAGGCGATGAAAGATGTGCAAGCTATCACAACTAAAATTAATAATGGAGAAGGTTCTATTGGTCTGTTGCTGCACGACGAGCAATTATACAACAACCTGAATAGCGCTTCTGCAGAACTAGATGGGCTGATCAAAGACGTCAAAGAACGTCCCGGCAAATACATCCGACTAAGTATATTCGGTAAAAAGGACACCAAGTAG
- a CDS encoding N-acetylmuramoyl-L-alanine amidase family protein yields MTKNLNVKRWSLFVAAIFTLTLTISATPPPERKEQAQGSAQKLRTIVLDAGHGGHDAGARGRQSNEKDVALSVALKLGKKIEDEMPGVQVIFTRKTDVFIPLYERPAVANKNKADLFISIHCNSADSDRRVKNKKGRYVTSTVRNPSVRGTETFVCGFNRLGSQDVAIRENASILLEDNYKDNYGGFDPKDPSSMIVFQLMKNQFRRESIKLASNMQDEFVKSSRVNRGVQELSLAVLATAGMPSVLTEIGFISSPDEEEYMLSTAGQSEIVTNLFNAIKTYKTATER; encoded by the coding sequence ATGACGAAAAATTTAAATGTAAAAAGATGGAGTTTATTTGTTGCAGCGATTTTTACGTTAACCCTTACCATTTCGGCTACCCCTCCTCCTGAAAGAAAAGAACAGGCACAGGGATCAGCTCAAAAGTTACGCACCATTGTATTGGATGCTGGACATGGTGGCCATGATGCAGGAGCACGCGGCCGACAATCGAATGAAAAAGACGTAGCCCTCAGTGTTGCGCTTAAGCTAGGCAAGAAAATAGAAGATGAGATGCCAGGGGTACAGGTCATATTCACCCGAAAAACAGATGTTTTTATCCCCTTATATGAGCGTCCTGCAGTCGCTAACAAAAATAAAGCAGATCTCTTTATTTCCATCCACTGTAATTCAGCAGACAGCGACCGCCGCGTAAAAAACAAGAAAGGTCGCTATGTTACCAGCACCGTACGAAACCCTTCGGTACGAGGAACGGAAACCTTCGTATGTGGTTTTAATAGGTTGGGCAGCCAAGATGTGGCTATCCGCGAGAATGCATCTATCCTCCTTGAAGACAACTACAAGGACAATTACGGTGGATTTGATCCTAAAGACCCTTCTAGTATGATTGTTTTTCAACTGATGAAGAATCAATTCCGAAGAGAGAGCATCAAGCTTGCTTCCAACATGCAGGATGAGTTTGTCAAGTCTTCTCGTGTCAATCGTGGCGTACAAGAATTGTCTCTTGCGGTGTTGGCTACCGCAGGAATGCCTTCGGTATTAACCGAAATTGGTTTTATCAGCAGCCCCGATGAAGAGGAATATATGTTGTCTACGGCCGGACAGAGCGAAATTGTAACAAATCTATTTAATGCAATAAAAACATATAAAACAGCGACAGAACGCTAA